One uncultured Carboxylicivirga sp. genomic window, ATAGCCTCTTTTAACAACCTTAATAAATGGAAATAACAAGACTTGTCCAGTTTTGGAAGCCATAACTTCAGCCCCTTTCAAAAATGCGGTTTCTTTACCTAAAAACTGAACCCAACTTCTTGATGCCTTATAATATGGACATTGGTCTCCAATAATCAGATTAAATGATACAATACCATCTCTTTTATATTGCAATATAGTTTTGTATCCATATTTAGATTCAACACATTTAACGCCAAAACGGTTACGCATTTTAAGTATCAATTCATCAAAAAATTGACTGGTTTGCTCCTGATACAGGGCTGTAAAACTATAAGGACGCACTAACGGAAGACTACTAAACCACTCCCAGTTACCATAATGAGCAGCATAAATAATTGCACTTTCATTATTTTGTTTTAACTCATCCAATAGTTCAGGATTCGTTATTTTAAATCGCTTAAGCAATTGCTTTGGAGATATTGTTAGAGCCTTTAAAGACTCAAATACCAAATCGCAGAAATATTTATAGAAACCCTTTACGATTTGTTTAATCTCTTTCTCATCCTTTTCCGGGAAAACACTAGTTAAGTTGCTTAGGATTATTTTCTTTCGGTATCTAATTACATAACATAAAATAAATGCACAAGCATCCGAAATCAAATAGAATATCCATAAAGGTATGTATGATAAAGAATATAATAATATCTCTAATAGAAAATTAAGAAACTTCTTCATTGTTTTTTCATTGAATAAAGCGCCGGATAAAATTATACTTATTAAATTCTCTATCAAAAAATCTAACCATGATTTACTTTACTCCTAATAAAAACACAAAAACAATATTCTAAACATCAAACACTTGCGTATAAATAAAAAAATAGCCGACAGAACATCTCCTGTCGGCTATCACAACATGTTTATCTAAATTAACCCAATAACGTCTTAACGTTTTTGTATACAGCGTCTGCTGTAAAACCAAATTTCTCATCCAACACAGTGTATGGTGCTGAATAACCAAAATGATCTAAACCGGCAACAAAACCGTCGGCACCTACTAAACCTTCAAGGGTTACAGGTAAACCGGCAGTTAATCCAAATTTAGCAACTCCGGCAGGCAATACTGATTGACGATATTCTTTTGATTGAGATGTAAATAATCCTTCAGAAGGAACTGATACGATACGTACTTTTACACCGTCGGCTTTTAATTTTACCGAACCTTCAACCAAGGTAGCTACCTCAGAACCACTAGCCAACAAGATTACATCAGGAGTACCTTCGCAATCGTCAACAATATAAGCTCCTTTTGCAGCTTGTAATGCTTCTTCGTAACGGTTACCCGATGCAGCTGGAAGATCAGTGATATTCTGACGAGAGAAGATCATTGCAGTTGGAGTTTTTGTGTTTTCCAACGCCATTTTCCAAGCTACAGTTGTTTCGATAGCATCAGCAGGACGAAGAACTAAAGTTGAATTCTCGCCATGGTGGTTTTTCAATTTCTCCATCAAACGGATTTGAGCTTCCTGCTCAACCGGCTGGTGAGTAGGACCATCCTCTCCTACGCGGAATGCATCATGTGTCCAGATATATTTAACCGGCAATTGCATCAAAGCAGCCAAACGAACCGCTGGTTTCATATAATCAGAGAATACAAAGAAAGTACCACAAGCAGGAATCACACCACCATGCAATGCCATACCATTCATGATAACAGCCATTGTTAACTCACAAACACCAGCCTGGAAGAATGCTCCAGAGAAATCACCTTTAGTGAAAGCAGTTGTTTTCTTTAAGAAACCATCTGTTTTATCAGAGTTAGCCAAGTCAGCAGAAGCAACTATCATGTTTTCTACTTTATCAGCCAATACAGATAACACCGTAGCTGAAGCACCACGAGTTGCTGAGTTAGCTTTTTGCTCGATACCAGCCCAATCGATTTCAGGTAATTTACCAGAGAAGAATTGATCTAATTTAGCAGCTAATTCAGGATTGGCAGCAGCCCATTCTTTTTGAGTAGCTGCTTGCTCTGTAGCCCATGCTTTCAACTCTTCCTTACGTTTAGCGTAAGTTTCAGCAACCTCAGGGAAGATAACAAATGGATTATCACCGTCGCCACCTAAGTTAGCGATAGTAGCTTTGAAATCGGCACCAGCAGCAGAAAGAGGCTGTCCGTGAGTTGATGTTTTACGCTCGAAGCTTTCGCCTGCAGCAGTGACAGCACCTTTACCCATAATTGTTTTACCAATGATAAGGGTTGGTTTTTCTGTTTCAGCTTGCGCATCAACAATCGCTTTGCGGATTTGAGCCTCATCATGACCGTCGATAGTTACAACACTCCATCCCCAGGCTTCATATTTTTTAGCAACATCTTCAGCAGTCACTTCAGCAACAGTAGTTGACAACTGGATGTCGTTTGAATCGTAATACATAATCAGGTTACTCAAACCTAAGAAACCTGCGATACGACCAGCACCCTGGCTGATCTCTTCCTGAACACCACCGTCAGAAATGAATGCATAAGTTTTATGAGCAGTCCACTCACCGAAACGAGCAGCTAAGAAACGCTCAGTAATAGCAGCACCTACTGCCATTGTATGTCCTTGTCCTAGAGGACCAGAAGTATTTTCAACACCACGTAACACATCAACCTCAGGGTGGCCAGGTGTTACACTATCCCACTGACGGAATTGTGCTAAATCGTCAGTTGAGTAAAATCCTGACAACGCCAAAACACTATACAACATAGGTGACATGTGTCCCGGATCAAGGAAGAAACGATCGCGGAATGGATTTGTCATGTTTGCCGGATCGTACTTTAAGAATTCAGAGTACAAAATGTTTACGAAGTCAGCTCCACCCATTGCTCCTCCCGGGTGACCTGATTTGGCCTTTTCAACCATTGCTGCCGATAAAATTCGGATATTATCAGCACCTTTTTGTGCAGCACTTGCCATAGTTCGATTCTTAGTTAATGTTTATAATAATTCAATTTTTTCTATTCTACACTGGTGTCTTCCACCTTCAAAGGCTGTATTTAAAAATGCTTCAATAATTTCGATACAAAGCTCTTTTTCGATGAATCGGGCAGGAACAGTACATATATTGGCATCGTTATGCTGACGAGCCAACTGTGCAATTTCTGTTTTCCAGCAATAAGCTGATCGAATCTTTTTATGACGATTCAAACTTATATTGATACCATTACCACTTCCGCAAAAAGCCAGCCCTAATTGATTTACTCCACTCTCAACAGATTCTGCCAAGGGATGAGCATAGTCGGCGTAATCACAACTATCTTCACTGTTTGTTCCATAATCATTCACCGTAAAACCTTTTTTCTGAAGGTATTCTTTTACAAATTCCTTCATTTCGTATCCGGCATGATCAGAGGCTAATCCTAACACCATCTTTCAATCAGATTTTTAAGAAAAACCGGGAGAAGTTAACGGCTCCCGGTAATTATGAATCAAGCGAGTGCAGGCCTAAAATCCTGCTTCAGTAAGTTTTCCTAATTTGATATACTTTTCGTAAAGGGCTTTGTAAGCCTCTACATTTTCAGCAATTGGGTAATATTCTTTTTCGAATCCCTGTCCCATTGCTTTTTGAGCATCAGCAATTGTAGCATGTGCACCAGCTGCAACGGCTGCAAACATAGCAGCTCCCAATGCCACACTTTGCTCTGAACGAGCCACTTTAATTGGCATACCCAACACATCAGCCAATGTTTGCATCACGAAGTCTGATTTTTTAGCCACACCTCCGATAGCCACAACCTGATCAACTTTAACTCCGTTTTCAAGGAAACGGTCAACGATAGCTTTTGAACCATATGCAGTAGCTTCAACCAATGCACGGAAGATACGTGGTGCAGTTGACCCCAGGTTCAATCCAGTGATCGTACCTTTTACATTTTGGTCAGCATCTGGAGTACGACGACCGTTGAACCAGTCAGTAGCTAGTACAGTTGACTCTTCCATTGGAATTTTTGCAGCTTCATCAGCTAACGCAGGTATAATTTTATCCATGATGGCTTTCTTCTCCTCTTCGTCTTTAACGAATTGCAAAGGCCATTCCAATACACGTTTAAACCAAGCATATACATCACCAAAGGCCGACTGACCTGCCTCTAATCCCATCATACCAGGAATTACAGAACCATCGACCTGACCACAGATACCAGGAATTAATTTGTCTCCCAATTCATCTTCAGGAGCCACCATAATATCACAGGTTGATGTACCCATGATACGAACAAATGTATTAGCTTCAATCTCAGCACCTACAGCACCCATATGAGCATCAAATGCACTTACCCCCACAACAACATCAGTTGACAAACCTAATTTGGCAGCCCACTCAGGTGTTAGAGTACCGAAAGCCTCGTCACTTGTATATGTATCTTCAAATAAATTTTCACGTAATCCTTTTAATTCAGGACCTAACTCTACTAAGAATTCTTCAGGAGGAAGACCATTCCAGTCGGTATGCCATAAAGCTTTATGACCGGCAGCACAACGGCTTCTTTTCACTTCATTCAAAGCTGTTTTACCGGTTAGTACAGCTGGTAACCAGTCGCAATATTCAATCCATGATGCAGTAGCAGCTTTTACCGCTTCGTCTTTACGCAAAGTATGCAATACTTTTGCCCAAACCCACTCCGATGAATAAATACCTCCTTCGTATTTTGTAAAGTCTACATCCCATTTGCGTGCCAGTTCATTTATTTCATCAGCTTCTTTAACAGCAGTATGGTCTTTCCACAAAATAAACATAGCATTAGGGTTCTCCTCAAACTCAGGCAACATTGCCAAAGGTGTTCCGTTTCCATCAGTTAACGCAGGAGTACTACCAGTTGTATCAAACGATATACCAACTACATTTTCTGCAACTGAAGAATCACAATTGGCTAACGCTTCTGTAATAGTAGCTTCCATCACCTCCAAATAATCTTTTGGATGCTGACGGTATTGATTTTGAGCAGGCACACAGTATTTACCTTCCATCCAACGTGGGTAATACTTTACTGATGAAGCCATTTCTTCACCTGTATTTACGTCAACAATCAAAGCTCTCGCTGAGTCAGATCCATAATCCAACCCTATTACATATTGTTTTTTCATTGTTCTATTTTTTGAATCAGTTAACTAGAAATTAACCATTGCTTTAATTACATTATCACTATAAGCGGCTACCTTTTCGAAAGCTAGTCCAGCTTCATCTACAGAATAATTATGAGAGATCATGTTTTGAAAATAATCCGGATTACATGCTATCATGTCGATAGCTTCTTCAAAACTATTGTTCTGACGACGGACATTCTGAACACAGATCTCTTTACGACGCATCATATCCATATTAAAACTCAGCGACTGAGTTTCCGGGATACCAACAAACATTAACTTTCCTCCTGGGTTAAGAATTCTCAAAGCCTGATCGAGAGCTTCCTGTTTTCCACAACATTCATACACCACATCATACCCAAGATCCGCTTCCTTTTTTATTTCTACTTCCTCATCAGGAGTAAAAGCTGAAGCTGCTCCGCATTCTTTAGCAAAATGCTTACGATAATCCAGTGGTTCAATAACGGTTATGTGTTTTTGCTCTCCATGCAGACAAGAAGCCAGCACTGTTAAACCGATAGGTCCTGCTCCTAAAATGGCAACTTTAAAGTCTTTTTGATGCATCGCTGAGAGCTTGTATGCATACAATCCAATTGAAAGGGGTTCTGCAAATGCTGCCAATTGCGGAGTCAAATGATCAGGAACTTTTACACAACATATTTGTGGTAATACAAAGGTTTCACTCATACAACCTTCCATCTGCCCGGGACAACCTAGAAACTTTTGATTTAAACAGGTATGTCTTCTGTCATTTAAACACTCTGAACAAACACCACAATATACTGTAGGTTCGATGGCTACCTTATCACCAATCTTTAAATCTTTTACTTCGGTTCCAACTTCCAGCACCAAACCTGAAGCTTCATGGCCAACACCCCAAGGATATTCAACCACTTGAGAACCGATATTTCCTTCGTTATAATAATGAATATCAGAACCGCATACTCCCACGGATTTGATAGCCACTTTTACATCATCAGCTTTTACAATGTTCGTCTCGTTAACATTATAAACTCCAATTTTTCTAATTCCGGAAATCTTAACTGCTTTCATTTTTTTAAATATCAAGTACAGAGAATTAAGTATCAAGACTAAGCACAAGATAATATGTCTTAAACTTATGTCTTGATACTAATTTCTTCACCTATCCTTGTCCGTAATAAGCATTAGCGCCATGTTTACGGTTGAAGTGCTTTTCTGTCAGATACGGATTCATAGTAGCACGTGGATTAATTTGAAGAGCCACTGAATTCATTTTGGCTACTTGCTCAATTACCACACTATTATGAACAGCATCGTGTGCATCTTTACCCCATGAGAATGGAGCGTGGTTTTTCACAATTACTCCAGGAACATGCATTGGATTAATATTCTTGAACGTATCAATAATAACCGTGCCTGTTTCTTTTTCATATGCTCCTTCTATTTCTGCAGGAGTCATATCACGAGTACATGGAATATCACCATAGAAATAATCAGCCTGAGTAGTTCCTAAAATTGGAATATCACACCCTGCATGAGCCCATGCAGTTGCATAGGTTGAGTGTGTATGTACTACTCCACCAATCTCAGGAAATGCTTTATAAAGCTCAAGGTGAGTAGGTGTATCAGATGAAGGTTTCAGGTTTCCATCAACCACTTTTCCATCCAAATCAACAACCACCATGTCTGATGCTTTCATTACATCGTACTCAACCCCACTAGGCTTAATCACAACCAATCCTGATTCACGATCAATAGCACTCACATTTCCCCAGGTAAAGATTACCAGGTTATGTTTTACCAATTCAAGATTGGCTTTAAAAACTTCTTCTTTTAATTGTTCTAACATCAACTAAGTAATTAAATGTTACCAGAAATAAATATAGAACGCAACTGTTAATGAAATGATAATTACAGTGTGAATTACATCCCACTTACCCCAGCTGGCACGTGTAGCAGCCTTTTGTTCAGGTGTAGCAGTACCAAATACCAAGCCCTGAATTTTTTCTGCACTTGGAGCTTCGGTTACCAAACTCACTACAAATACCACAACCAAACAGATTAACAACATCCAACCACTGAAGAACAGCCAGTTAGTATCATAAAATACTGATTTAAACAAACTATCTGCAGCATCAGCAGTTGATGAGTAATATACTTTCGCACCTAGACGGGTTAATCCGATAATGAAACCAGATAATAGTCCCCACATACCACCTTTAGCAGTTGCTCTTTTCCAAAGAACTCCCATTAAGAATGCAGCTGCGATACCTGGTGCCAATACCGATTGAACATCCTGTAGGTATTCATACAATACATCACCAATGCTTCGCATAATTGGAATCCAAAGAATACCTAATAATACTATTACAACAGTTGCAATCTGACCAATTTTCACTAATTTCTTCTCAGGAGTTTCTGGTTTGAAACGCTTGTAGAAGTCAATGGTAAATAACATTGCTGATGAGTTAAACAAAGATGCCAATGAGCTCATCAACGCAGCCAAAATACCAGATACAACTAAACCTTTAACACCAGCAGGCAACAACTGTGTTACCAACGATGGGAAAGCAGCATCAGCACTTGGTAAAACATACTCTTGTCCGTTTAAGATAATTCCACCTTTAGCACTCATAGCATAAGCAATCATACCCGGAATCAGGAATAAGAATACTGGAGTTAGTTTCAGGTAAGCACCAAAGATAGTACCTCTACGAGCCTGAGTCTCATCTTTACCCGATAACACACGTTGTACAATAAACTGGTCAGTACACCAGTACCAGAAACCAATTACTGCAGAACCAATCAATGCTCCCAACCACGGGAAATTTGCATCACGGTTATCTCTGATTAGGTTAACCATGGTATCTCCATATTCATTGGTTTTGGTAGCACCGGCAATTTCCAATACCTGTTCCCAACCACCAACTGCTTTCAAACCTAGGACCAGAATAATTAATGATCCTAATAAAAGAATCGGTGTTTGTAATACCGATGTATAAAGAACTGATTTCATACCACCAAAAATGGTATAAACAGCAGTTAAAAGAACCAAACCAACAGCTGAGATCCAGAAGAAATCTATACCCCAAAGTTCTTCGATACCGAAAACCTGCTGGAATACCAATCCTCCTGCATAAACAGTTACAGCTACTTTTGTTAAAACGTAACTAACTAACGAAATAAGTGAAAGAATAGTACGGGATTCAGGATTGAAACGTCTCTCAAGAAATTCCGGCATGGTTAATACCATACTACGCGAATAAAATGGTACAAATACCCAACCGAGTATTAATATCATCCATCCTTGAATTTCCCAGTGTGCCATTGCCATACCTGATGATGCACCAGCTCCGGCAAGTCCAATTAAGTGTTCAGATCCAATATTGGATGCAAATATAGAGGCACCAATAGCAATCCATGTTGCATCACGTCCTCCCAGGAAGTAATCTTCTGAGTTGTTAGATTTCTGACTGATAACCCAAATAACGATACCGATCAGAAAGACAAAAAATAGTCCAATCACAACCCAGTCTAATGTTGTCATCATAATAGTTTGTATTTAGTTGTTTAAGAAAGAAGGAGTTGTACGGCCCCTTCTTTCCTTATTTAAGAGTATTATAATCCTTTAGATAAATGATAATACAAATCGTTCCAGCGAAGTTCTTTTTTGAACTCAGGAATAGTAGTGTTTTCGTCAATCAATACCAATTCAACACCTGTCATCTCAGCGAAATCTTCCAAATATTCAACTGTTAAGTCATATGAGAAGCTGGTGTGGTGAGTACCACCTGCCAAAATCCATGCAGCAGCACCAACTTCGAAGTTTGGTTGTGGAATCCACAATGCACTTGCAACCGGAAGTTTTGGAAGTTTTTTAGACTCAATACAATCAACTGTATTTACGATCATACGGAAACGGTTACCCATATCAATTACAGTTGCAGCTACACCTGGTCCGGTTTTACTAGTAAATACCAAACGTGCAGGATCTGCTTTTCCACCAATTCCCAATGGGTGAACTTCTACGCGAGGCTTATGATCAGCAATAAGAGGACAAACCTCTAACATGTGAGCCTGAAGAATTGAGCTATTCTCACCATCGAAGTTCAAAGTATAATCTTCAAGGAAAGAACATCCTTTGTAATCAGGTAATTTTTGACTCATAAACCACATGTGGCGACATAAAGCAGCTGTTTTCCAGTCTCCTTCAGCACCAAATCCGTAACCATCAGCCATCAAACGCTGAGAAGCCAAACCTGGTAACTGGTCAACACCCTCTAAATCATCAAAGTTAGTAGTAAATGCTTTAGCACCTTTAGCTTCAAGGAATCGACGCAATCCAATTTCGATACGGGCAGCATTTTCAACCTGACCGCGGAATTCTCCACCTGCTTTACAGTTGTCAGCAAAATCGTAATCCTGTTCGTAAACTTTAACCAACTCAGCAACTTCTGCATCAGTCACCTTATCCTGATAAGCTACCAAATCAGCAATAGGACTATAGTCTACGTGATACCCAAATACTCTTTCTGCTTCTACTTTGTCACCATCTGTTACAGCAACATTGTTCATTTGATCACCGAAACGGATAATCAACATATCACGAGAATCAGCATAAGCAGCAGCTACACGAGCCCAAGTTGCGATCTTATCCAATGTTTTCTCATCTTGCCAGTGACCAACAACAACTTTACGATTCATACGCATACGTGCCATAATGTGACCAAATTCTCTGTCACCATGAGCACTTTGATTCAGGTTCATGAAATCCATATCAATTTCATTCCATGGAATCTCTTTATTGTATTGTGTATGTAAATGAAGAATTGGTTTACGCAACTCCTGTAGACCGTGAATCCACATTTTTGCAGGAGAGAATGTGTGCATCCAGGTAATAACACCCACACAATTCTCAGCACTATTTGCCTCTTTACAAATATTATGGATTTCTTTCGATCCGGTACCGGTAGGTTTTACCACTACTTTCACAGGAATTTTTGACGATGCATCAAATGCAGCTGCAATTTCTTTTGAATGTTCAGCAACTTGCTCTAATGTTTTTGGTCCGTAAAGGTGTTGGCTACCTGTTACAAACCACACTTCTAATTGATCTAATGCAATATTCATCTCTTTTCGATTTATAAATCAGATTAACGTTGTTTTACAAATATGATTAGATAATCTGATCATTAGTTTTTACTTTTATTAAATATACAACTTGTTATAGTACTTTATACTATCATTCTGTTAAAATCAAAGTTTTCCAAGCCGATCAAAAGACTTATCCTTCAAATCTTTTTTAAACTGAAAGTAATAAGCTCCTCTTCTCGATTCGGTTGTATTTTTCTCCTCCAGACGCTCCAAAACATTCAGAGACAACACCTTCTTTCGAAAATTACCGGTATCTAAATCATGTTGAAATATAGCTTCATACAATCGGCGTAGCTGAAGAAGAGTAAACTTATCCGGAAGCAACTCGTTTCCAACTAACTCCAAACCTGCTTTAAGTTGCAATTTTTCAAGAGCGTTGTCAACCATCAGCTTATGGTCAAAGACCAGATTTGGCAAATCCTTAACCGACCACCAATGTGCACCGTTCTCACGAACCTTATCTGAATTATGCTTATCGATTCGTATTAAGGCATAATATCCAATACTCATCACCCTGCCTTCAGGATCACGCTTGGGATCGGTATATACTTGAACCTGTTCAAGATAAATATCTTCCAAACCGGTAATTTTCTTCAAAACTCTATGTGCTGCATCATCTGAAGATTCTTCTTCCCCAACAAATCCACCCATTAGTGACCATTGTCCTTTGGCTGGTTCAAAGCCACGATGGTACAACAGCAATCTCAGATCACCATCTTCATATCCAAAAATAACACAGTCGATAGCGACATAATATTTGGAAAACTTATTATATTTTTCTCCCTGGTTCATCATTATGCAACAAATGTATAATAGTATTTTGTACTATTATAATTTTGAGAACATTTTTTTACTATTTTTATTAATTCTATTTAAAATGATTTAAATGATTAATTATTCATTTTGACATAGAGCCAATAACAAACCGCCATCACAACTCACATAATGCTCTATAATGGTGATATTTAAACCTGAATGAAAATAACCTTACGGGATAAAAAACTGATTTACCTTCACGCGTCATAAAAACACGCTGAAATGTTAACTTTTATAAAAAAAGAAAGAAGTGAAAACGAAGAGATTGATTAATAATTGTACAAACTACTTCCATTATATTTAAAATTCCAACAGAATAGCTTATTGCTCCATTATCCGTTTTTGAACAATGTCTTTGTACGACTTGCCAATAGGGATATATTTATCCAACCCGGCAAGTTTTATTTGATTTCCGTAGAAGGTTGTTATTTTATCAATATTGATGATATATGACTTATGAACACGGAGAAAATCTTTCTCAGGCAACAAACCTTCCAGACTACGCAATGATTCCAAAGCAACATATTTCTCTTTGTCACAAAAGTATGTTACATATTCGCGCATTCCTTCAATGCAAATAATGTTATTGAATTTTATCCTATGAATCTTATAATCTGCCTTTACCAATAGATAGTCTTTTGCTGGCTCCGGTGTCTGTACCGTAACAACTTCCGGTTGAACCACTACCGTTTCCTTATCTGCTACACGATCAAAAGCTTTGTTGACACTTTGCATAAATCGATCGAAAGAGAATGGTTTCAAAAGATAATCCATCACATCCAGACTATAACCTTCCAAAGCATACTCCTGATAGGCAGAAGTAATAACAACCATAGGTTTATGGCGCAATGTTTTCAGAAAATCAATTCCTGAGATCTCTGGCATCTGAATATCGATAAACATCAAATCCACTTTATTGGATTGTAATACAGCCAACGCCTTTAATGGAGAATCAAAGCGATCCAAAAGTTCCAGATTAGGAACCTTTTTTATAAAATCGGTCAGTAATTCTCTGGCCGGAAACTCATCATCTATTACAATACAATTAAGCTTCATTTAAATCAATCTTAAGTAATACTCTAAACTCACTCTCTGTTTGCCCAACATATAATTCATGCTTTTCAGGATAAAGCATTTTTAGGCGTTGGCGTGTATTTTCCACCCCAATACCTCCAGGTTCTCCATTTACGTTTTTCCCCAATAAACTGTTTCGAATTTCGAACCGTAATAAACCTTTTTCAGTAGTCAATACCATTTTAAGCCATCCTTTCTCAGTATCCTCCAACTTACTGTATTTAAAAGCATTTTCGATAAAAGGAATCAACAACATCGGTTCAATCATTAATTGCCCATCTGCTCTGTCAATATCAACATGCAAATTTGGAATCCCCTCAATTTTAACACGCTGAAACTCGATGAAATTTCGAATATATGCTACCTCCTTTAACAGTGGTACTTTCTTGCCTTCAGAATCATATAAAACATAGCGAAGCATTTCAGATAATTTTACAATCATATCCGGTGTCTTCACTGAGTTTAGTATTGATAATGAGTAGATATTATTTAAAGCATTAAACAGAAAATGAGGATTGATCTGCGATTTCAAAAACTTCATCTCATTCTTAAGATTCTGATTCATCAGAGTCATCTCATTCTCATGTTGTTTGCGCGATTCCCCAATCACCCAAAACAAAATACTTATAAATAATATACCAATGGACGAAAGTGTTCCCATACGTATTCCCGGTGGAATTGGCACCCCTAATATTTCTTTCGAAAATGGTGGTTTGCGCCTTTCTCTCATAGCTAAGGAATCACCTTGTTCAAATTCGGGTTTCTGCCTTTTTTGCCATTCGTTATAGTCTTGTTCCCAAACCAAACTATCATTTAAATTTGAAAGTTCTTTGGACATAAAATTACGATCACGACTAAATTCAACCTGATGATCTCTGTCGTCCGGTCCTTTTAAACCAATGTAATCATCAGTTACATAAAAAAGTACCGATGACACAACTAATACCACACCAACAG contains:
- a CDS encoding RpiB/LacA/LacB family sugar-phosphate isomerase produces the protein MVLGLASDHAGYEMKEFVKEYLQKKGFTVNDYGTNSEDSCDYADYAHPLAESVESGVNQLGLAFCGSGNGINISLNRHKKIRSAYCWKTEIAQLARQHNDANICTVPARFIEKELCIEIIEAFLNTAFEGGRHQCRIEKIELL
- a CDS encoding alcohol dehydrogenase catalytic domain-containing protein, with product MKAVKISGIRKIGVYNVNETNIVKADDVKVAIKSVGVCGSDIHYYNEGNIGSQVVEYPWGVGHEASGLVLEVGTEVKDLKIGDKVAIEPTVYCGVCSECLNDRRHTCLNQKFLGCPGQMEGCMSETFVLPQICCVKVPDHLTPQLAAFAEPLSIGLYAYKLSAMHQKDFKVAILGAGPIGLTVLASCLHGEQKHITVIEPLDYRKHFAKECGAASAFTPDEEVEIKKEADLGYDVVYECCGKQEALDQALRILNPGGKLMFVGIPETQSLSFNMDMMRRKEICVQNVRRQNNSFEEAIDMIACNPDYFQNMISHNYSVDEAGLAFEKVAAYSDNVIKAMVNF
- a CDS encoding L-ribulose-5-phosphate 4-epimerase, producing MLEQLKEEVFKANLELVKHNLVIFTWGNVSAIDRESGLVVIKPSGVEYDVMKASDMVVVDLDGKVVDGNLKPSSDTPTHLELYKAFPEIGGVVHTHSTYATAWAHAGCDIPILGTTQADYFYGDIPCTRDMTPAEIEGAYEKETGTVIIDTFKNINPMHVPGVIVKNHAPFSWGKDAHDAVHNSVVIEQVAKMNSVALQINPRATMNPYLTEKHFNRKHGANAYYGQG
- a CDS encoding lysophospholipid acyltransferase family protein — encoded protein: MKKFLNFLLEILLYSLSYIPLWIFYLISDACAFILCYVIRYRKKIILSNLTSVFPEKDEKEIKQIVKGFYKYFCDLVFESLKALTISPKQLLKRFKITNPELLDELKQNNESAIIYAAHYGNWEWFSSLPLVRPYSFTALYQEQTSQFFDELILKMRNRFGVKCVESKYGYKTILQYKRDGIVSFNLIIGDQCPYYKASRSWVQFLGKETAFLKGAEVMASKTGQVLLFPFIKVVKRGYYEVTFIKLTNSEDGIKDNGGIKEFACALEENIRYAPQFWLWSHRRWKLKKREGEL
- a CDS encoding ribulokinase, whose product is MKKQYVIGLDYGSDSARALIVDVNTGEEMASSVKYYPRWMEGKYCVPAQNQYRQHPKDYLEVMEATITEALANCDSSVAENVVGISFDTTGSTPALTDGNGTPLAMLPEFEENPNAMFILWKDHTAVKEADEINELARKWDVDFTKYEGGIYSSEWVWAKVLHTLRKDEAVKAATASWIEYCDWLPAVLTGKTALNEVKRSRCAAGHKALWHTDWNGLPPEEFLVELGPELKGLRENLFEDTYTSDEAFGTLTPEWAAKLGLSTDVVVGVSAFDAHMGAVGAEIEANTFVRIMGTSTCDIMVAPEDELGDKLIPGICGQVDGSVIPGMMGLEAGQSAFGDVYAWFKRVLEWPLQFVKDEEEKKAIMDKIIPALADEAAKIPMEESTVLATDWFNGRRTPDADQNVKGTITGLNLGSTAPRIFRALVEATAYGSKAIVDRFLENGVKVDQVVAIGGVAKKSDFVMQTLADVLGMPIKVARSEQSVALGAAMFAAVAAGAHATIADAQKAMGQGFEKEYYPIAENVEAYKALYEKYIKLGKLTEAGF
- a CDS encoding transketolase, producing MASAAQKGADNIRILSAAMVEKAKSGHPGGAMGGADFVNILYSEFLKYDPANMTNPFRDRFFLDPGHMSPMLYSVLALSGFYSTDDLAQFRQWDSVTPGHPEVDVLRGVENTSGPLGQGHTMAVGAAITERFLAARFGEWTAHKTYAFISDGGVQEEISQGAGRIAGFLGLSNLIMYYDSNDIQLSTTVAEVTAEDVAKKYEAWGWSVVTIDGHDEAQIRKAIVDAQAETEKPTLIIGKTIMGKGAVTAAGESFERKTSTHGQPLSAAGADFKATIANLGGDGDNPFVIFPEVAETYAKRKEELKAWATEQAATQKEWAAANPELAAKLDQFFSGKLPEIDWAGIEQKANSATRGASATVLSVLADKVENMIVASADLANSDKTDGFLKKTTAFTKGDFSGAFFQAGVCELTMAVIMNGMALHGGVIPACGTFFVFSDYMKPAVRLAALMQLPVKYIWTHDAFRVGEDGPTHQPVEQEAQIRLMEKLKNHHGENSTLVLRPADAIETTVAWKMALENTKTPTAMIFSRQNITDLPAASGNRYEEALQAAKGAYIVDDCEGTPDVILLASGSEVATLVEGSVKLKADGVKVRIVSVPSEGLFTSQSKEYRQSVLPAGVAKFGLTAGLPVTLEGLVGADGFVAGLDHFGYSAPYTVLDEKFGFTADAVYKNVKTLLG